From the genome of Novipirellula caenicola, one region includes:
- a CDS encoding HD-GYP domain-containing protein, which produces MISPTASSPTHAHPLSGATVPLGTHVAAKNATHLSGKIMIVDDEIANVLVAKKHLEQAGYSSFEMTTDSSVALNLICANRPDVVLLDINMPDVDGITILRQLRERPEFRHLPVLILTANSEAEVKLKCLDLGATDFLVKPVDPMELAPRVRNALLTKSFQDQLQQHASQLEEKVQQRTQELERSRREVIYCLARAAELRDNDTGNHVIRVGRFAGLIAEQLGLPNWYVEDVELAAQLHDVGKIAVPDAILLKPGRIEPEEFELIKNHIRNDGPSIEPHSGEDAVTMRRHVEIGAKMLQDGSSLMRLAASIAMTHHEKFDGSGFPAGLVGEAIPLEGRITAVADAYDALASDRPYKQSLPRTTCFEILDQQRGKHFDPAVLDAFFRASRDIVQVQVEFMDFCTPAPA; this is translated from the coding sequence ATGATCAGCCCAACCGCTTCCTCGCCCACGCACGCCCACCCGCTTTCCGGCGCAACGGTCCCACTTGGTACGCATGTTGCCGCAAAGAATGCGACGCACTTGTCGGGCAAAATCATGATCGTCGACGACGAAATTGCGAACGTCTTGGTCGCCAAAAAGCATCTCGAGCAAGCTGGGTACAGTTCGTTCGAAATGACCACGGATTCTTCGGTTGCGCTCAACTTGATCTGTGCAAACCGTCCCGATGTGGTCCTGCTTGACATCAACATGCCCGACGTCGATGGGATCACGATCCTTCGCCAATTACGCGAGCGTCCTGAGTTTCGCCATTTGCCGGTGCTGATTCTGACGGCCAACAGCGAGGCGGAAGTCAAGCTGAAGTGTTTGGACCTGGGCGCGACCGACTTTTTGGTCAAGCCCGTCGATCCCATGGAACTTGCACCTCGCGTACGCAACGCTTTGTTGACGAAATCGTTTCAAGACCAACTGCAACAACACGCTTCGCAGTTAGAAGAAAAAGTCCAGCAGCGTACACAAGAACTCGAGCGATCACGCCGCGAAGTGATCTATTGCTTGGCGCGTGCGGCCGAGTTGCGAGACAACGACACTGGAAACCACGTGATTCGAGTCGGACGATTTGCCGGACTGATTGCCGAGCAGCTTGGATTGCCCAATTGGTATGTCGAAGATGTCGAGTTAGCGGCCCAATTGCATGACGTCGGTAAGATCGCGGTTCCCGATGCGATTTTGCTGAAACCGGGACGGATCGAACCCGAAGAATTCGAACTGATCAAAAATCACATTCGCAACGACGGCCCGAGCATCGAGCCGCACTCTGGCGAGGATGCGGTAACCATGCGACGGCACGTTGAAATCGGTGCAAAGATGTTGCAGGACGGCAGTTCGCTGATGCGATTGGCGGCCAGCATCGCGATGACCCATCATGAAAAGTTTGACGGCAGCGGTTTCCCGGCCGGATTGGTTGGCGAAGCGATCCCGTTGGAAGGTCGGATCACTGCGGTGGCCGACGCCTATGACGCATTAGCTTCGGACCGACCGTACAAGCAGTCGCTACCGCGGACCACCTGCTTCGAGATCCTCGACCAACAGCGTGGCAAGCACTTTGATCCCGCGGTACTGGACGCGTTCTTTCGAGCCTCGCGAGACATCGTGCAAGTTCAAGTTGAGTTCATGGACTTCTGCACGCCTGCACCTGCCTAA